The Oreochromis niloticus isolate F11D_XX linkage group LG18, O_niloticus_UMD_NMBU, whole genome shotgun sequence DNA window CACCTCTTCATTTCCCTGCCAGAAATAATGGGTCGTGGATATATAGTCCAAGATGATGTGGAGGGATATCTGTCGAAACTGTGTGAACAAAAGGCAGACCCAGTCACAGGACTGCTAATTGGACAGGTACCTTTGTATACTAACATCTGTCATATATTAGGCCATGTGTAAAAACAGAGGCTTTAGAACTTTGCATTCATTACAcctaattttttttatgtgaaaaGAGTGTGTCTAGCGGTGGCATATGTCAGATTTGTTCAAGATATTGAATCAGGGCTACAACCAAAGTCCTTTTAGAAGCAAGTAACAGTCACAAATACTTTGAATAGTATTCCAATAAATTTGTCAATTGTGTTAAACTTAAAAAgtgaaatgagagaaaaaagaaagtgaatCTGTCTATTAACCCTTCTGTCCATATAATATCAGAAAATAGTTGAAAAATACTAAAATCCTTTCAGGATGGAGTCCAGAGTTACTCAGTTTTCTGTGAGCTGCGAAATGGTGAAAATGATCCTATGTTCTCAAAGATTAGAATGAAATTAATGAAATGCGCTACATATAGTACTGTGCAGAAATATTCTGCCACCCCCCATTTTCTATGTTTTATTTCCAAAGATCCAAACATTCTTGTCATATTTTATCATGGTCTTGAGCTGCAGTTCTATTGCAGTATAGTCTCTGTATGTGACCATTTTCACTTGGAATGTTtccaagaactggactgaaaatccaTGGCAGCAGGTCTTAtgaagtgatgaatccaaatttgaaatcttTGGTTCAAACTGTCAATATGTATTCAGACAGTCAGGAAAGAGGTGCAGCAACAATTGTCTatagccatctgtaaaacatgacgGAGCTTCTGTCAGGGTTTGCTTCTGCATTGCTGTCAGTAGTGTTGCACTCTCactaaagtgcttgctcatagggggtcatatgattgttagggttttctctgtattattgtagggtctttaccttacaatataaatcgTCTCAAGgcatttttttctgatttggccctatataaataaaatttaatttattcaTCTTCACAGATGAATAAATAGTAAAAAACAGTAAGTAAAAAACAGTCAACaaccaaagaagagctttagaATATCTTTCAGAAAGTCAAGAGAACAATTCATGAAGACTGCGTAAAGAAATTActagaaagctgcctaagagagttcatgctgtgttgaagaataaaggtggtcatgctgaatattgactttcaagctagTTAGAACTGTAACTGAGTTTTAGCctgtatactgtatttccatgtatatttgcacatttcaataaatcactggacctatttccaatttttctggcaaaatctaaagaaacaaagagtggctgaagacttttgcacaatactgtacACATGCTTTAAAATTAATACGTGAGCACCATATGTCACAATACGATAGGATTGTGACACATGCTGTGTGTGGAGTTAAGAGAAATTAATCAATATTACTGACTAAATATTTCAGAGTTCAACCCAAAGGGATTTTGTTGTCATGGCAATTCGGACCCCCCAAAAGGAGGAGTCTGCTGCAGCAGCTAGAAACTCTGTGGACAAGGAGTGGGTCACCGAGCATGCTCGACAGGTAGTTAAAGAGAGCCATGCCTCTCCTCCAGCACACACTGATTTGATTTCAGCATGTATTATGCTCATGTATTAAATGAGGAGTGCATTGTGCTTTGAAATGAGCTGTTCACCTAGGTAGACAGACTTGCACACAGCTAGGCTTCATGTTTGCTATTGATTTCCAGGTGTCCAGGATGCTGCCCGGAGGCCTCTCTGTGGTGGGAGTCTTCATCATCACTGATGCAGATGCCAAGGACGCACTAACTACACTCCGACAGGTGAGAGTCATGTTGACACTGTTTCCAGCAAAATCATTTCGAAATTCTTGTAATGTGCTATAGCTTGTAGTGTGAAGTGTAATCGAAAATCAGCTTAAATGATTAGAAACGAGGTCTCGCACCTGCAGCTTTTTTGCCCATAATCCAGTTACTCTCTGTGGCTTTGACCTAAAATTAATATATCAAAATGAGCATTGtcaattattttacattttactttttttttaatcattgtttTAAGTGAGTCTAAAAAATGTGCAGCCTATAtgtcaaatttaaaataaaatgttttaatatgtcTGTCACCTGGCGCTTTATGCTCTCACTTTTGCTAAGCTCCAGTAGTGGTGACTTCCATGAATGTTAACACATAAGTGGCTGCACATAAATAGATAGTCCTACCAGCTGTGAATtccaaagcttaaaaaaaaagaaaaatcatggaGGAAATTCGACAATTTAAGTGTGGGAAACTTGCCTCCAAACCTCCAGTACTTGGCCcgatgtgaaaaagtaattgcacatAAATCTAATACCTGGATGTGCTACGTGTGGCAGCAAGAACTGGTATGTTTTTCGGAACATTATCATAACAAGTGAGCTTCAGGGTACTGACTGATGGCCAGACGTTCTCCTTCAGGAGTTTCTGGTAGAGAACAGAATTCATAGTTCTATCAATTATGGCAAGTTGTCTAAGACCTGAAGCAGCAAAGTAGCTCAaaaccatcacactaccaccaccatgtttgactgttggtgagattttcttttcatgaaatgctgttagttttatgccagatgtaacGGGAATCAAACCTTACCTAAAACTTGAGTTTTGTTCTTTCCTCATTAGgctacaaaatattttttcaaaagTCTTGGACATtttcaagatgttttttggGAAATGTGAGGcaagcctttgtgttctttctGGTCAACTATAGATTTTGCCTTGCCATTCTCCCATGGATGCATTTGTTTTACCAGTTTTGTCTATAATGGAGGGTTGCATCAGCCAAAAATGTTGAAAGACTCATTTATACTTAAAGGGTGTGTCCGTTCACTATAagtctaaaatatattttacagttcAGCACAGATttgttaaaaaatgctttatttaatattaaaatttgctAACAGGGTTAGCTTAGCTCGTTCAGATGGAAGACATCATGTGACTTTCATGTGGTTCAAGACTAAACACAAAGTGTGTGAAGAGCTAATTCAGTTTGATGGTGGAAATATTGTTGGAGCATGATTTGGTTCTTTATGTAgctataaaagaaagaaaaataattcagAGGTTTATTAGAAACTTTCTCACAAAAACACTGGCATCAGTGATCAtctcaaccttttttttttttctttttttttttaccaaaatgCAAACTTTCTTTTAGCTGATGTTGTTGAACTAATTAAAGCTCTGAACCCAGTCAAGTATATCTTAAATAACATTGAGGACAAAGGCTTGCCTGAAAACCCTACAACTCTAAAAGGAGCTCGCTTAACTTAACTTTAATACACTGGAAACAATCTTCTTTCAATTTGTCTTTATACAACTGAGGACATTTGCACTTCAGTGCTAGAAAAATCCCCAACTCCAAAAGGAGTGAAATCAAATGTAATcacagaaaagtaaaaaattGGTAACATCATgcagcgtgtgtgtgcgtgtgtgtgtctagcTGCTGTTTGCAGTGGAAAATCTGATCTCCTCTGAGCACCTGTGGGACCCTGCagatgatgatgtcacagacTGTGTCACGCTGCAAATCAATCCCAAAACCAGAAAGTATCCTTTTCATCAGCTTTGCCTTTGGCTCAGGTAGCTACCATACAGTGTTTGTGGATGTTCTTTAACCCAGTGGACTAGAACTGTCTGTAGAACCTTTGACATCAAAGACCCCAAGGTCAGTTTGCATCTCTCACATCTTACAGAAAAGCAGCTTCTACCTGCACAGCTCTAAAATATTACTCAAATGTGTACTGCCTTCAAAAAACattctttgcttttttccaaAACATGTAATATCACAGTTTTGGAACACTATTTCAGTATGGTGTTATAAGTCTTATTCACTGAACAAGGAAATCTATTATGTTCTGACTTCACAAACACACCGgtaaagtgcttccacgttacATTTATCAGGGGTTGTGGATTAAACCTTTTAAAGTGAGATGTAGGCCACAAGGTTAACAGTCTTGATATATGTTGTGCTGTTCTCTTTCATAcaatgctgttgttgttgtttatatgTTTTCCCAGAGTGTGGCTAAGCCTGCAGACTGGAAGTACCAGTCAGGTTTGTGCTCCTCCTGGGCAACCGTGTCATGCAGTCTAAATGTAGACATGCTGCTACCACTACTAAACAACAGAACCAGCACAGGAAATATGGAGGAATGCCTTAAGGTTGGAACACACACTTATGCATgagaccttttttttcttcatgggAACAGTTCTGACTTGATTTTCTGTTTCAGGAAGGACTGAAAGCATGGGCACACCAGATTGAGTGTGGACTGTGTCTGATTGATGGAAAAAGGCTACCCGAGGATTCGGAGCTCACAGTGATACAGGTTGTTAATGATacttgaatgaatgaatgcttgATAGCTGCTTTAGGATTGATTATTTGCACACTTTTATGTGCAAATCAATTACAACATAGACTGCTGTGGCTTGATGATAAATAACAAGTGATTTTTTGTTGAAAGGCAGCAAGAAAATTCTGACTTCCAGTGTTTTTCTCTAGAGGAGGAATCTGAGACAGACATACACAGCTCAGCTGCTCATCACAACGGTTAGAGacgcacttttctactctaattGAGCACTTAAAGCACTGTTTTTTTAACTACAAGCTTCATTCAcccaagcacacacacattcatacacccaTTTTTCTGTACCTAAACTCCATATCTAATTTTTGCACATACACTCACATTCCGATGGATCCATAGGTGGAAACTTTAGTAGGTTTACACCTATGGATCCAGTAGGTTAAGTATCTTGCCCAATGGTACTTTGACATGTAGATTGCAGTAGCACGTAATTGAACCACAGACCTTGTGATTGGTAGATGACATGTCACACAAGTAGTGGCAGTGAAGCCATAAATGGACACACATGCTTGTGTTTGGTACATTTCTGTTAAAATTATACATATTTGCTGGAGTAAAGCTAAGTCAGGTTTTGAGAAAGTTTGTGCATGACCATGAAATAAAATTTTGCCTTCCTTTGTGTTAGGAAAACAAGAGGTTAACAGATGTGATCCAGCAGTGTGGCGGCAGCGTGTCAGTAACAGGAGCAATCCACAGCAGAGCTTATCTACACAGCAACAAGCCAAAGGCCAGACAGGCAGAGAAGGTAATTCTTTAGCAtaagggttgttccagataaaAGATCTGAAGTTCAACATCTGAGAAAAAGAATGACCcacaaattaaatgaaaacagaatttattatttTCTCACGGAAACCTCTCTTGCGGACAGCTGCTGAAGAGGGACGTGGTTTCTACGGTGGCCACGAGAGTTCAAATGAtgctggaggagctgctggCATCAGACCAGGAGAGCAAGGGCAGCTGCAGAGACAAACAACAGAAAGGTGCAGACATTGTGTGCTCCACCAATCACTTGCTTACAGCTGTACATAGATAAGTTCAAGGTCATGGGTGGGTTTACTGCCAGCCAATGAAACCATAGAGGCAGGATTTGAACACAGATCAGACCTGACCTCAACAGTACAAGGTGAGCAATTAGTAATGGATGGCATACGCTATTGTTAATCCCAACCCCCAATTTCATAGTTGGTCTGGTATGAACACAGTGTATCCACATGTATACATGTGGCCAGTGCTACTCACAGGAATGACACTGCTTGTGTATTGTTAAGGGGGATCCAGGCCTGTTAATCCATGTAAGTCTATGGAGACGAAACAGCTAAAATGATCATAACTCACTGAATTTTGAAGCAGTTTAGTTCATTATAAATGCTACAACTACAGCCCCAATTCCAAAAAGGTCAAGAcataaaaa harbors:
- the odr4 gene encoding protein odr-4 homolog isoform X3 gives rise to the protein MYIFFWSADEALDLSKLPAFLVEILATVLLLLNIFHEIMGRGYIVQDDVEGYLSKLCEQKADPVTGLLIGQSSTQRDFVVMAIRTPQKEESAAAARNSVDKEWVTEHARQVSRMLPGGLSVVGVFIITDADAKDALTTLRQSVAKPADWKYQSGLCSSWATVSCSLNVDMLLPLLNNRTSTGNMEECLKEGLKAWAHQIECGLCLIDGKRLPEDSELTVIQRRNLRQTYTAQLLITTENKRLTDVIQQCGGSVSVTGAIHSRAYLHSNKPKARQAEKLLKRDVVSTVATRVQMMLEELLASDQESKGSCRDKQQKELFCLPHRIFCPLKVSGPLCVCDYQFSDEDLSEVPERLKEMLDIDAAEEDLDTRQEMTVEITGCDVTPEPTQEKVEAPEHKKNYIGVAMATAVALLATAASMLYLNDI
- the odr4 gene encoding protein odr-4 homolog isoform X2, coding for MGRGYIVQDDVEGYLSKLCEQKADPVTGLLIGQSSTQRDFVVMAIRTPQKEESAAAARNSVDKEWVTEHARQVSRMLPGGLSVVGVFIITDADAKDALTTLRQLLFAVENLISSEHLWDPADDDVTDCVTLQINPKTRKTVCRTFDIKDPKSVAKPADWKYQSGLCSSWATVSCSLNVDMLLPLLNNRTSTGNMEECLKEGLKAWAHQIECGLCLIDGKRLPEDSELTVIQRRNLRQTYTAQLLITTENKRLTDVIQQCGGSVSVTGAIHSRAYLHSNKPKARQAEKLLKRDVVSTVATRVQMMLEELLASDQESKGSCRDKQQKELFCLPHRIFCPLKVSGPLCVCDYQFSDEDLSEVPERLKEMLDIDAAEEDLDTRQEMTVEITGCDVTPEPTQEKVEAPEHKKNYIGVAMATAVALLATAASMLYLNDI
- the odr4 gene encoding protein odr-4 homolog isoform X1 codes for the protein MYIFFWSADEALDLSKLPAFLVEILATVLLLLNIFHEIMGRGYIVQDDVEGYLSKLCEQKADPVTGLLIGQSSTQRDFVVMAIRTPQKEESAAAARNSVDKEWVTEHARQVSRMLPGGLSVVGVFIITDADAKDALTTLRQLLFAVENLISSEHLWDPADDDVTDCVTLQINPKTRKTVCRTFDIKDPKSVAKPADWKYQSGLCSSWATVSCSLNVDMLLPLLNNRTSTGNMEECLKEGLKAWAHQIECGLCLIDGKRLPEDSELTVIQRRNLRQTYTAQLLITTENKRLTDVIQQCGGSVSVTGAIHSRAYLHSNKPKARQAEKLLKRDVVSTVATRVQMMLEELLASDQESKGSCRDKQQKELFCLPHRIFCPLKVSGPLCVCDYQFSDEDLSEVPERLKEMLDIDAAEEDLDTRQEMTVEITGCDVTPEPTQEKVEAPEHKKNYIGVAMATAVALLATAASMLYLNDI
- the odr4 gene encoding protein odr-4 homolog isoform X4, with translation MYIFFWSADEALDLSKLPAFLVEILATVLLLLNIFHEIMGRGYIVQDDVEGYLSKLCEQKADPVTGLLIGQSSTQRDFVVMAIRTPQKEESAAAARNSVDKEWVTEHARQVSRMLPGGLSVVGVFIITDADAKDALTTLRQLLFAVENLISSEHLWDPADDDVTDCVTLQINPKTRKTVCRTFDIKDPKSVAKPADWKYQSGLCSSWATVSCSLNVDMLLPLLNNRTSTGNMEECLKEGLKAWAHQIECGLCLIDGKRLPEDSELTVIQQENSDFQCFSLEEESETDIHSSAAHHNGKQEVNRCDPAVWRQRVSNRSNPQQSLSTQQQAKGQTGREAAEEGRGFYGGHESSNDAGGAAGIRPGEQGQLQRQTTERAVLPPPSYLLSTKSERATLCV